The proteins below come from a single Solea senegalensis isolate Sse05_10M linkage group LG2, IFAPA_SoseM_1, whole genome shotgun sequence genomic window:
- the spopla gene encoding speckle-type POZ protein-like A has product MSRVPTPPPPGEMSSGPVAESWCYTQVKVVKFSYMWTINNFSFCREEMGEVLKSSTFSSGPNDKMKWCLRVNPKGLDDESKDYLSLYLLLVSCPKSEVRAKFKFSLLNAKREETKAMESQRAYRFVQGKDWGFKKFIRRDFLLDETNGLLPDDKLTLFCEVSVVQDSVNISGQSNMNMLKVPECQLSDDLGNLWECSRFTDCSLYVGGQEFKAHKSILAARSPVFNAMFEHEMEESKKNRVDISDVDPDVFKEMMGFIYTGKAPNLEKMADNLLAAADKYALERLKVMCEEALCNSLSVENVADTLILADLHSAEQLKAQAIDFINRCSVLRQLGCKDGKNWNSNHATDIMETAGWKSMIQSHPHLVAEAFRALASAQCPPFGLPRKRLKQS; this is encoded by the exons ATGTCACGGGTTcccacccctccccctcctggGGAGATGTCGAGTGGACCTGTGGCAGAAAGCTGGTGTTACACACAG GTCAAAGTTGTGAAGTTTTCCTACATGTGGACCATAAACAACTTCAGTTTTTGCAGAGAAGAAATGGGGGAGGTACTGAAGAGCTCAACCTTCTCCTCTGGtccaaatgacaaaatgaaatg GTGTCTGCGAGTCAATCCAAAGGGACTTGATGATGAAAGCAAAGACTATCTGTCACTGTATTTACTACTTGTTAGTTGTCCAAAAAGTGAAGTCCGAGCAAAGTTCAAGTTTTCATTGTTGAACGCTaagagagaggagacaaaagCGATGG AAAGCCAAAGAGCATACAGATTTGTCCAAGGTAAAGACTGGGGCTTCAAAAAATTTATAAGGAGAGATTTCCTCCTTGATGAAACCAATGGACTCTTACCCGATGACAAGCTCACCCTCTTTTGTGAG GTAAGCGTTGTCCAGGACTCCGTCAACATTTCAGGCCAGTCCAACATGAATATGCTGAAAGTACCCGAGTGTCAGCTATCTGATGACCTAGGGAATCTATGGGAGTGTTCACGCTTCACAGACTGCAGTCTTTATGTGGGAGGACAGGAGTTCAAAGCTCACAAATCCATCCTTGCAG caaGGTCACCTGTCTTTAATGCTATGTTTGAACATGAAATGGAAGAAAGTAAAAAG AACCGCGTTGacatcagtgatgtggacccAGACGTCTTTAAGGAAATGATGGGCTTCATCTATACAGGAAAGGCCCCAAACCTGGAGAAGATGGCAGACAATTTGCTAGCTGCTGCAGACAAA TACGCTTTGGAGCGTTTAAAGGTCATGTGTGAAGAGGCCCTGTGCAACAGCCTTTCAGTGGAGAATGTGGCCGACACCCTCATCCTTGCAGACTTGCACAGTGCCGAGCAGCTCAAAGCACAAGCCATAGATTTTATCAACAG GTGCAGTGTCCTGAGACAGCTGGGCTGTAAAGATGGAAAGAACTGGAATAGCAA TCATGCTACAGACATAATGGAGACTGCAGGCTGGAAGTCAATGATCCAGTCCCATCCTCACTTGGTAGCTGAGGCCTTTCGTGCCCTGGCGTCAGCACAGTGCCCACCCTTCGGTCTTCCTAGGAAGCGTCTAAAACAGTCCTGA
- the nxph2a gene encoding neurexophilin-2 has translation MRALQTLLLLSVLHQVTCRKVHGGATELTEWADGHNEQKISPTGVSPRILNPLRLFARGSPGFKSNMREITYLQNMEDFWDWLSNQTDVQGAQARTKRRPIVKTGKFKKMFGWGDFHSNIKTVKLNLLITGKIVDHGNGTFSVYFRHNSTGLGNVSVSLVPPSKVVEFEIAQQSTLETKDTKSFNCRIEYEKTDRNKKTAMCNFDQSKMCYQEQTQSHVSWLCSKPFKVICIYIAFYSVDYKLVQKVCPDYNYHSDTPYSSTG, from the coding sequence GTCACATGCAGAAAGGTGCATGGCGGAGCCACAGAGCTCACTGAGTGGGCAGACGGCCATAATGAGCAGAAGATCTCTCCCACGGGGGTCAGCCCACGGATCCTCAACCCCTTGCGCTTGTTTGCCAGGGGCTCCCCGGGGTTCAAGAGCAACATGAGGGAAATAACATATTTACAGAACATGGAGGACTTTTGGGACTGGTTATCCAACCAGACAGATGTTCAGGGCGCACAGGCCAGAACTAAACGAAGGCCCATCGTCAAGACTGGCAAGTTCAAAAAGATGTTCGGGTGGGGGGATTTCCACTCCAACATCAAGACAGTCAAACTCAACCTGCTGATCACAGGAAAGATCGTGGACCACGGGAACGGAACTTTCAGCGTCTACTTCCGCCACAACTCCACGGGCCTGGGGAACGTGTCCGTCAGCTTGGTGCCGCCGTCCAAGGTGGTGGAGTTCGAGATCGCCCAGCAATCCACGCTGGAGACCAAAGACACCAAATCCTTCAACTGCCGCATTGAGTACGAGAAGACGGACCGCAACAAGAAGACTGCCATGTGCAACTTTGACCAGTCCAAGATGTGCTATCAGGAACAGACGCAGAGCCACGTGTCCTGGCTCTGCTCGAAACCCTTTAAAGTCATATGCATCTATATAGCCTTTTACAGCGTAGACTATAAACTGGTGCAAAAGGTTTGCCCTGACTACAACTACCATAGCGACACGCCGTACTCCTCCACAGGATGA